A region of the Polaribacter sp. L3A8 genome:
TTCTGGTTTTGGTAACAATGCCTTTCTAGAAACTTTTTCTTTACGAGTTCTTGGGTCTAAACCAAAGTACTTCACATCAAAAACATCGCCCATGTTTACTACATCAGTAACGTTTTCTGTTCTTTCCCATGCTAATTCACTAACGTGTAATAAAACTTCATTTCCTGGAGCTTCTACATATTCTACAACGGCACCAAAATCTAACATTTTAATTACTTTCACTTCGTAAGCACTGCCAACTTGTGGTTTAAATAACATTGACTCGATACGAGCAATAACTTGTTCTATTCCTGCTGGGTCTGTGCCTAAAATTTCAATAATTCCTTCTTCAGTTACAGCGTCTTCAGTAATTACAATTGTAGTTCCTGTTTCTTTTTGTAATTCTTGAATATGTTTACCTCCTGGTCCAATAAATGCACCAATCATATCATTAGGAATACGTCTGTTAATCATTTTAGGAGCATGTGCTTTTACTTCTCCGTTTGCAGTTGCAATCGTATCAGTAATTTTACCTAAAATATGTAAACGACCTTCACGAGCTTGTTTTAGTGCATTTACTAAAATTTCGTATCCTAATCCTTTTACTTTAATATCCATTTGGCAAGCAGTAATTCCTTCTGAAGTACCAGTTACTTTAAAATCCATATCTCCTAAGTGATCTTCATCACCTAAAATATCAGATAAAACAGCATAACGATCACCATCAGAAATTAATCCCATAGCAATACCAGATACTGGTCTCGTCATTTTTACACCTGCATCCATTAATGCCATTGTACCAGCACAAACAGTTGCCATAGAAGAAGAACCGTTAGATTCTAAAACTTCAGATACTACTCTTACTGTATAAGGACAATCTGCAGGAATCATTCCTTTTAAACCACGTTGTGCTAAATTACCATGACCAACTTCTCTACGAGATGTTCCTCTTAACGGTCTAGCTTCACCTGTACAAAAAGGAGGGAAGTTGTAATGTAAATAGAAATTTTCTTCACCTTCGTAAGATGGCATATCTATTTTCATTGCATCTCTAGATGTTCCTAAAGTTACGGTTGCTAATGCTTGCGTTTCTCCACGAGTAAAGATTGATGAACCATGTACTGATGGTAAATAATCTACTTCACACCAAATTGGTCTAATCTCATCAGTTTTACGTCCATCTAAACGTAAACCTTCTGCTAATGTTAATTCTCTAACTGCACTTTTTTGAGATTTGTTGAAGTATTTTCCAACTAAATCACCGTAATCTGCTAATTCTTCTTCTGTAAATGAAGCTTTTAATTCTTCTTTTACTTCTGCAAATGCAGTAGTACGTTCTACTTTAGAAGTTCCTTTTTTAGCAATTGCATAACACTTATCGTAAGTAAGTTCATTAATTTTTACTGCTAATTCTTCATCTTCTCTTTCTCCTTGGTAAATTCTAGTTTCTTTCTTACCAAAAGCTTCTGCTAATTTTACTTGAGCAGCACACTGAATTTTAATAGCTTCATGGGCAAATTTAATTGCATCTGCCATTTCTTCTTCAGAAATTTCATCCATTTCACCTTCAACCATCATTACAGAATCTGCAGATGCTCCAATCATCATATCGATGTCAGACTCTGCTAATTGTGCTCTGTTTGGGTTGATTACAAATTCTCCGTTGATACGACCAACTCTTGCTTCAGAGATAGGGCATTCGAATGGAAAATCTGATAATTGTATAGCTGCTGATGCTGCTAAACCTGCTAATGCATCTGGCATAACGTCTTCATCATGAGACATTAATTGAATCATTACTTGTACTTCTGCATGGTAATCTTTTGGAAATAATGGACGTAAAACACGGTCTACAAGACGCATTGTTAAAACTTCTCCATCACTTGGTCTTGCTTCTCTTTTAAAGAAACCTCCAGGATATCTACCTGCAGCGGCAAATTTTTCTCTATAATCTACTGTAAGCGGTAAAAAATCAACGTCAGATTGTTTGTAGTTAGAAACTACTGTACATAACAACATTGCTTTTCCCATTTGAACAACAACAGAACCGTGCGCTTGTTTTGCTAGTTTACCGGTTTCTAATGAGATGGTTCTTCCATCTCCAAGGTCTATAACCTCTCTAAATACTTTTGGAATCATAAATTTTAATTCTAAATTTTTAATTTGTTTGTTGTTGTGTTGTTGTATGTTGTTGCAATGGAAATTCAAGAATGCTGTTACTATCCTTGATTTTTTTTTCTGCTTTAGCAGAAATAACGGTTAATAATTTAACCTTTTTTATATAGATTCTGTTTGTTAGTCAGAATAAATTACTTTTTTGATTCCCATGTTTATGGGAAAGACAAATTTACTATTTTGTAGCAAGCTACAAGAGTTTATTGTAAAAAAAAAAGAGGCACGTTTATAGAGCCTCTTTTTGTAAGAATTATTTTCTAATTCCTAATTCTTTAATTATTTCACGATATCTTACAATATCAGTTTTCTTTAGATAATCTAATAAACTTCTACGTTTACCAACCAACATTACTAATGAACGCTCTGTATTATAATCTTTACGATTGTTTTTTAAGTGTCCTGTTAAGTGGTTAATTCTGTAAGTGAATAATGCAATTTGACCTTCTGAAGAACCAGTATCGTTTTTTCCTTTACCGTGCTTTTCGAAGATGCTTTCTTTTACTTCTTTAGTTAAATACATTCCAATATTATTTAAATGATTATTATGTACATCAATGAGATATTCATTGAAGCTGCAAATATATAATTATTTTTTTAAATAAAAACTGTACTAAAGTTGTTCTTTTAATGGTTTTAACTATAAAACAAAAAACCCAGCAATTGCTGGGTTTTTATGTTATGATCTAATAGGTATATTTTGTATTAAATCGATATACAAATTTACCTGTTTTTTTAAGTTTTTACGCTCGTAGATAGCGTCTAGGAAACCATGTTCTAAAACAAATTCTGATTTTTGAAATCCTTCTGGTAAATCTTTACCGGTGGTGTCTTTTACAACTCTTGGTCCTGCAAAAGCAATTAATGCATTTGGTTCTGCAATATTAATATCACCTAACATAGCGTAAGAAGCAGTTGTTCCGCCAGTTGTTGGGTCTGTACATAAAGAAATATAAGGAATATTAACTTCTGCTAACTGTGCTAATTTTGCTGATGTTTTTACTAATTGCATTAAAGATAAAGAAGCTTCCATCATTCTTGCCCCTCCAGATTTAGAAATCATTAAAAAAGGAATTTTATTTTTTATTGAATAATCGATAGCTCTTGCTATTTTTTCTCCAACTACAGATCCCATTGACCCTCCTATAAAAGCAAAATCCATTGCTGCAATTACAATTTCTTTTCCTAATGATAAACCAACGGCAGTTCTAACAGCGTCTTTTAGTTTTGTTTTTTCTTGTGCTGCTTTTAATCTATCTGGATATTTTTTTGTGTCTTCAAACTTTAAAGGATCTTTAGAGGTAAGGTTTGCATCTAACTCTTTAAACTTGTTTTCGTCAAAAAACAATTCGAAATATTCTTTACTACCTATTCTTACGTGATATCCATCTTCTGGACTAACATATAAGTTTCTTTTTAATTCTTCTGTATCTATTACTTTTCCACTAGGTGTTTTGTACCATAACCCTTTTGGAGTATCTTTTTTATCTTCTGTTGAAGTCTGTATTCCTTTATCCGTTCTTTTAAACCAAGCCATACTTGTTGTTTTATTTTAGGTTGTTTTCTAACTAATCAAAAATAAATTAGAAGCACAAATGTAAAAGTTTTTTCTTTAAAGTTCCCTTTTTGATGTGTAAAGTCATAAAAAAAGCACTTTGGTTGTACCAAAGTGCTTTTCTCTTCTATTTAAAATGATAAATTTTATAATGTATCTACATTGTTTAAGTCAGAAAAGGCTTGTTTTAAACGTGTAATAAAAGTAGCTTCACCTTCACGTAACCATTTTCTTGGATCGTAATGTTTTTTGTTTGGAGATTCAGGTCCATCAGGGCTTCCAATTTGAGATTTTAAATAAGCGGCTTTTTCTCCCATGTAATCTCTAATTCCGCTCATAAAAGCATACTGCATATCAGTATCAATGTTCATCTTAATAACACCGTATCCAATTGCTTCTCTAATTTCTTCTAATGTAGAACCAGATCCTCCATGAAATACAAAATCGATATGATTTTCTTCAACACCATATTTCTTTGTAATAAATTCTTGAGAATTTTTTAAGATTTTTGGAGTTAACTTTACGTTTCCTGGTTTATAAACACCGTGTACGTTTCCAAAAGCTGCAGCAATTGTAAATTTGTCACTTACTTTAGACAGTTCTTCATAAGCATAAGCAACTTCTTCTGGTTGTGTGTATAATTTAGATTCATCAACATCACTATTGTCAACACCATCTTCTTCACCACCTGTAATTCCTAATTCAATTTCTAAAGTCATACCCATTTTACTCATACGAGCTAAATATGTTTTACAAATCTCAATATTTTCTTCTAAAGGCTCTTCAGATAAATCGATCATGTGAGAGCTATATAAAGGTTTACCAGTTTCTTCAAAATGTTTTTCTGAAGCATCTAATAATCCGTCTATCCAAGGTAATAATTTTTTTGCACAGTGGTCTGTATGTAAAATAACAGGAACTCCATAAGCAACTGCTAATTCGTGTACATGTTTTGCACCAGCAATACCACCAGCTATGGCAGCTTTTTCACCTTCGTTAGATAAACCTTTTCCTGCATTAAATTGAGCACCACCATTAGAAAACTGAATAATTACAGGAGCATTTAAATCTCTTGCCGTTTCTAAAACACCATTAATAGTGTTAGATCCAATTACGTTTACTGCTGGTAAAGCAAATCCTTTTTCTTTTGCAAAATTAAAAATATCTTGAACTTCTGATCCGGTTGCAACACCTGGCTTTATATTATGACTCATGTTTGTTTTTTTTTAATCATTAATTTACTTATCAAAAGTACTAAAAATACAGCTTAATATGGGTATAAAATAACGAAAACGTTATAGGCTTATTATCTGTTCTAGAAGGGGTAGTTGATGCCTATATTGTAAACGGCGTTTGCAAAGTTGTAGTTTTTAAGCCATTTATTGCCAGTTAAATAAGGTTCGTAGGTTTTAAAACCAACATCTAAACGTAGAATTAAAAAACTAAAGTCTAATCTTGCACCAAAGCCAGAACCTATTGCAATGTTTTTTAAAGAGGATAAGTCATTAAATTTCGATTCTTCTTCAACAAAATCAGAACCGGTGATGTCCCAAATATTTCCAGCATCAATAAACAATGCTCCTTTTAATTTACGAACCACATCAAATCTGTATTCTGCACTGGTTAAAAATTTAAGACTACCTACATTATATTCTAAACCAGTATTGGTGCTTCCTGGTCCTAACTCGTATGTTTGCCATGCTCTAATGTCATTAGAGCCTCCTGCAAAGTAGCTTTTTGTAAAAGGAATGGCTGATTTATCATAAGGAATAATAGCGCCTAAAAATGTTCTAAAGCCGAAAACGGAGTTTGTGCCAGCATCCCAAAACTGTTT
Encoded here:
- a CDS encoding polyribonucleotide nucleotidyltransferase, with amino-acid sequence MIPKVFREVIDLGDGRTISLETGKLAKQAHGSVVVQMGKAMLLCTVVSNYKQSDVDFLPLTVDYREKFAAAGRYPGGFFKREARPSDGEVLTMRLVDRVLRPLFPKDYHAEVQVMIQLMSHDEDVMPDALAGLAASAAIQLSDFPFECPISEARVGRINGEFVINPNRAQLAESDIDMMIGASADSVMMVEGEMDEISEEEMADAIKFAHEAIKIQCAAQVKLAEAFGKKETRIYQGEREDEELAVKINELTYDKCYAIAKKGTSKVERTTAFAEVKEELKASFTEEELADYGDLVGKYFNKSQKSAVRELTLAEGLRLDGRKTDEIRPIWCEVDYLPSVHGSSIFTRGETQALATVTLGTSRDAMKIDMPSYEGEENFYLHYNFPPFCTGEARPLRGTSRREVGHGNLAQRGLKGMIPADCPYTVRVVSEVLESNGSSSMATVCAGTMALMDAGVKMTRPVSGIAMGLISDGDRYAVLSDILGDEDHLGDMDFKVTGTSEGITACQMDIKVKGLGYEILVNALKQAREGRLHILGKITDTIATANGEVKAHAPKMINRRIPNDMIGAFIGPGGKHIQELQKETGTTIVITEDAVTEEGIIEILGTDPAGIEQVIARIESMLFKPQVGSAYEVKVIKMLDFGAVVEYVEAPGNEVLLHVSELAWERTENVTDVVNMGDVFDVKYFGLDPRTRKEKVSRKALLPKPEGYVARPPRDDKRSGGRDNRSRDNRGRDDRKPREPRKEE
- the fbaA gene encoding class II fructose-bisphosphate aldolase; its protein translation is MSHNIKPGVATGSEVQDIFNFAKEKGFALPAVNVIGSNTINGVLETARDLNAPVIIQFSNGGAQFNAGKGLSNEGEKAAIAGGIAGAKHVHELAVAYGVPVILHTDHCAKKLLPWIDGLLDASEKHFEETGKPLYSSHMIDLSEEPLEENIEICKTYLARMSKMGMTLEIELGITGGEEDGVDNSDVDESKLYTQPEEVAYAYEELSKVSDKFTIAAAFGNVHGVYKPGNVKLTPKILKNSQEFITKKYGVEENHIDFVFHGGSGSTLEEIREAIGYGVIKMNIDTDMQYAFMSGIRDYMGEKAAYLKSQIGSPDGPESPNKKHYDPRKWLREGEATFITRLKQAFSDLNNVDTL
- the rpsO gene encoding 30S ribosomal protein S15, with the protein product MYLTKEVKESIFEKHGKGKNDTGSSEGQIALFTYRINHLTGHLKNNRKDYNTERSLVMLVGKRRSLLDYLKKTDIVRYREIIKELGIRK
- the accD gene encoding acetyl-CoA carboxylase, carboxyltransferase subunit beta, with protein sequence MAWFKRTDKGIQTSTEDKKDTPKGLWYKTPSGKVIDTEELKRNLYVSPEDGYHVRIGSKEYFELFFDENKFKELDANLTSKDPLKFEDTKKYPDRLKAAQEKTKLKDAVRTAVGLSLGKEIVIAAMDFAFIGGSMGSVVGEKIARAIDYSIKNKIPFLMISKSGGARMMEASLSLMQLVKTSAKLAQLAEVNIPYISLCTDPTTGGTTASYAMLGDINIAEPNALIAFAGPRVVKDTTGKDLPEGFQKSEFVLEHGFLDAIYERKNLKKQVNLYIDLIQNIPIRS